The DNA region ACCTTTGCGGTCCTTGGCCGGAGTATCCAAATAGTCGCGAGCTTCTTGAAAGGCCTTACGGATAACCAGTGCGGCGCCCAAGCGGGTGGACGGCGTCTGCTTCTTTTCCCCGTAGACCCGCTTGGGATTCTCACCCAAGGCTGCTTTCAAGCCACTAGGGCTACGCAGCACCATCTCGTCTACATAGCCGCCGTGTGTGTGCAGCGCGACTGCCAAACCACCCACCGGGTTTCCGGAGCCAGGATTCACATTGACCGTGGTGATGCCGCCGGCCAAGGCATCACCAAAACCCATTTCACGCGGGTTGATGGCGTCTAAGGCCCGGACCGCGGCCATGATCGGGTCGGTCATCTCGTTGGTGTCATTGCCCATCGCGCCTTCAGCCTCTTCGTGCACGCCCAAATGGGTATGCGCGTCGATGAAACCGGGCACCAGCCACTGCCCCTCCGCATCAATGACTTCGGCACCGCGCGGTGCTTTCAGAGAAAGGCCAATGTCGGTAATCTTTCCCGCTTTGACGATCACGCCGCCGTCGAACGCTTCTCCGGTGACCGGGACGATATGCGCATTAAAAATCGCAAGAGTTGAACTGGACTTGGTGGGCTTCGTGGGCACGATGGACCTCTCTGGTTGGCACTTTGCAGATGTTCTCCCAACCTACTCCGTCCGCAACTCCACCGCGAGAACGCCCGCACCGGATGAACTAATTCGGGCTTTGCCCGCCAGCACCTCCAACTCAGCCAATCGCTCGCCTAGGAAGTTGGTCCGGAAGGCGGATACCAGGCCAGGTAGGCCGATTTCGCAGCTGCCACCATCTGGATTGCTCCACAGTAGCCGGGCAACAACCGAACCATTCCCGGGCAGGACGTCAATGAGTTGGACCTGCTCGCTTTCAATTGTGAGCAGCTCTGCCGAGGTAGCGGCGGCCTTGCCGGGCAGCGCAATCAAGGGCTGGGCAAAGTCGGCTGCTGCATGCAGAGCCGCTACCGTGCTGAGCGGTTCACCAGCACTGATGCAGTAGCGGAAATCCATTTCGAAGGCTTGTTGCACTGGGAAATTGGTGTCCCAGATATTGTTATGGATCCATGAGTAGATAGTGCCGGGCTCGGTAACGGGGAGCGAGTTCGGGAACGGGATATAGGGCAGGCTGATGGTGCCAACTTCGACGAGTGGCGCCTCCGCAGTAGCCCAACCGATCGAGCACTCTGCGCCCTGGATTCTCGCCCAATGCCGGATTCCGTGCATATATTCGGCGCTACCGGGAATCGATGCGGCGCCGGGCTCGGCGAGGCCGCCAGCACTTTCAAGCAAAACGCGCGCGTTTTCGATGGCAAAGGGGAAGGCAAAGAAGGCGCTTTCTTTGGTGTAAGTCGATTCCTTAGAGACCCGATTGCGGATTTCCAATCGAGCCGCGCCGTGCGGAAGCGTGTAGGTGCTTTCAACCCAGTTGGCCCCTGGTGCAATCGAACGGACGGTGAGGTGGCGGCCCAGCGCTTCCGAGCTGGAGGTAATCAGTGCGGCAGCAGTGCTGATTGAGCGGCCGGCGAGCAAGGTGAGCTTTCCGGGTGTTTCGTATTGTTTGGAGCTATTGTGATTCTGTGCGCCAGCACTGGCATAGGTGTCGTAGACATATCCGTTGAAGCCGAATACGGCATCCTGATTGACCAGCTCTTTTTCCGCGCGCTTATCGAATATCGAGCTCACGGTTCCGGCGCGAGCATCGATCCGCACTGCAAAGAATTCGTTAGCTAGCAGGTACGGGTTTGCGCCGTCGGAGTGTTGAATTTCAACTGGCGTAGCCGGGGAATTTTGTGCCGGTTCCACCCGGATCGAGACGCTGCCGAGGGCCGGGATATTTTGCAGCGCAACGCGGACAGTACGGCCTAAGGACCTAAAGTTTTCTTGCTCTACGAGGTATTCGACGGGGAGCAAATTCTCATCGCGGAGGTCACGCACCGCAAGGGGCAGTTGCACTGGGAGGACGCTGTCCGAGAGGAAAAAATCGACTACGCCATTGCGGTTTTGGTTCGCCGTATTGAATACCGTGAACTCCAATGGATCCGCGGGGTCCAGTTGTGCCGCAAGGATTTCGCGTGACTGCGCCAGGGCGAGCTGGGATTCGTCAAGCGCTTCATAGGCTCGGGCGGCTTTCCAATGCCACTGGCGTTCCCCGGCTGATGGGCCGTGATCCTTGTGCAGCCACGAATCGGCAGCGCCCCAAGTGTGCTCATCCCAGAGCGCGAGCTGCCGATAGCCGCGCTCGGTATTGACCGTGGCAGTCTGGTTGGCCTCAGCGCCAAGGAGTTGACCAAAGCTTGTGAGCGTGTGTGCCTGCGCGAGCTGGCTCTGCGCTTGGCGGCTTAGCGCCATTTCCGAGGCCGCGGAACCGATGCCGTGGCCCCACCAGTCATTCCAGTCACCGGCAATATCTTCGATCTGCTCGCCGTGACGTTCTTGAACTTCTTCGAAGAACATTTCATTGGTGGACAGCCGGATTTTCGGGTAATCCCAAGCGTCGTTCCAAGCCGTAACCAGCTCACTGATCCGCCCGTTCGGCGGAGCGTTGTCCGCCCAGCGGCCCTGAAGTCGCAAATGTAAGACATCCAGCGGGTACGGAGCTTTTCCGCTTCAGCCACTTCCGGCAGCCACCCAAAAACAGTCTCGGCCACCAAGGGAAATGGCTTTGTTGCGAGGTTGCTCAGGTAGCAAGGCAGCACATCCGAGGCCGCCATCAGGTTTTCACTCAGACCAACCGTGTTGCCTTCCATATAGGAACCACCGTGCGGGCTGTCAGTGCGCCACACCAGGACGGAATTTCCTGCTGGGCCCAACCAGCGGAAGATCCGGGGCACCTTGAGCTCGCCAAATCCGTTCGGGTGTGATCGACCCGCCCAGTTATGCGCCACGGAAAGGTACTTGACGCCATTGGCGCCCAGTGCGTCCGGGAATCCGACGACGTGGCCGGGTACATCGGTTTGCATTGCAGCTTCGATTTTCAGGCCGTACTTGCTTCGGAGCTGCGAAGCTGGGCGGAGCAGTTCATGCAATTCGTCAGTAGAACAGGCTTCGGTGTGCAGGTTGAACGGCATTGCGGAAAACCCCAGCCGGCCTTCTTTGACGCGGCGGATCAGCTCTTCCGCTTGTTCGGGCGTGCGGTGCGCCAACCAAGCTTCGACGGCGTACAGCGCCTCATTCGTTCCAGCGAAACTTCGCCTCATCGGGCAGGTCGTCGGTGGCGCGCATCTGTGCCAATACCGAATCCAGGTATTCCAGGTGGTTTGCCCGGACGATGTGTTGTGGATCGGTGTAGCCAATGTCGTAATGCGAATGGTGGATTAGGTGCACTGACCAGCGGCGCTGCGGTACCAAAGTGAAGGGAATAGTGACCGGAACGCCGTCGAGATCGAATCTGAGCTCGGCCTCAGCACTTGCGGTGACGGCAGGTACCAAGACTCGCCAGGAGCCTTCTGGTGCAGCAGCCCAGCGCGGGGTTAGTTCTTCGCCGCTGATTATTACGCGAGTGTTCGGCAAAGTCGCCACGGCCGAGTCGCTGAAGGTGTCGTATGCGTCGTCGAACTGGTTCGTGTCATTGCCCTCGGGCAATGTCCAACCACTGCAACCGAACGGACTGGCGGAGTACGCCGTCGTCGGTGCGCAGCATTGGCTCACAGATGACACCAAGCGCGCGGCCGGCGATTGTCACCGTTGCCGTGGTCGAAAGTTCGACAATTTTCTGTCGTTGGGTTGAGATGTCCCAAACCTGGTCCGCGACCAAAGCGTGAGCGCGCATGTAGATCTCCCTGGAGCGTTCGATGAAAACTAAGCTGTGTCCGATTGACTTTGTGGTAACGTTACCATTCGTGAACAGAAAGACAAGCCCCACGATCAAATCGGTTGCCACGCTCGCTGGCGTGAGCCCGATGACCGCCTCTCGGGTGATTTCTGGCAGTGCTACCGTGAGTCCAGCGGCCGCCCAGAAAGTGCTTGCAGCCGCGGAACAACTGGGCTATCGCCGGAATGAGCAAGCTAGAGCGCTGCGCCCGGGCCAGAGCTCCGGCCTGATCGGCATTGCCATCACAAATATCGCCAATGCCTACTATGCGGATTTCGTCCTAGGGGCCGAAAGCGTGGCCAATGAGCACGGTAGAAGGATTTTGCTCGGCAGTAGCCGGGGTGAGCCGGAACGGGAAAAGCAACTGCTCGCAGATTTTGAAGGCCGCCAAGTTGAAGGGTTGATCTTGGTTCCCACCGATCAAGCGCCAAGCCCTGGGCCGCTTTCGGCGCCACGGGTATTAGCGTCGCGAACTCGGGCGGGCGGGAACGAAAGCGCTGTTTTGGTTGACGACGTCGGCGGCGCTCGCCAGGTGGTCACTGGACTGATCGACGCGGGTTGCCGCAGCGTTGGCTTTGTCGGCTCAACCTCAATGTTTACGGGCCGACGCCGGCACAGCGGATACCTGCAAGCGTTGGCTGAGCGCGGTCTAGTCGCGCGCGCCGAGCATCAATTGCTTGACGGCAACGCAGCTCAGCCGATCGAAGAAACGATTGCGGCCCTGCAAGCTCTGATGGCATCGCCGGAGCCGCCGCAGGCCTTGTTTTGTGCAAACAACGTATTCACTTCCGCGGCTTTACTGGCGATCCATCGAAATGCCGAGCAGAAAAACGCCGGCCGAGCGCCGCGGATGCTTGGTGGCTTCGATGCCCTCGCTTTGGCCGAGTTGAGCCCAGTGCCATTGCTATTGGCTGAGCACGATGGCCGTGAATTGGGCCGGCGCTCCGCGGTGAAACTCTTCGAAGCGTTGGCGCCGACTAAGCCGGAAGCCTCCGAGCAGCCTTCACCTGAAGCTGGTGCAGATGAGGTGCCGGTGTCCCTGAAATGGTTTGGAAAACCATGAGCAGCTCGGAAACGGTCAGCGCCGCATTAGCTTGGTCGGTGCTTTGTCTCGACTTTGGCGGCACCACGATCAAAGTGGCCCTCGCGCGCAATGGCGAGCTATTGGCCAGCACTGAAATTGGTGCGGTGCGCGAAATCGCCGAACTCACTGTGGTCGCTAAGCTTGCCGATGATTTGCTCCGCAGCGTGCAGCTGGACCGGGTTGCCGCCCTCGGAATGGCGCTGCCCGGCATCGTCGAACGAAACAGCGGGCTGTTACTTAGCGCCGCTGGAAAGTACGACTTTGCCGCGAATTTTAGCCTGCGAGATTGGGCCGAACAGCAATTTTGCGCTCCGGTCGCGATCGAGTTGGATTCCCGTGCCGCACTTGTCGGTGAGCTGGAATATGGCGCACTCCGCGGCGAAAAGGACGCTGCGTTATTGGTTCTTGGCACGGGGATTGGCGCCGCGGTGATGCTCGACGGCGTGGTGCTTCAAGGCAGTTCGGGCCATGCCGGGGTGCTGGGCGGTCATCTGCCCGTTGACGCTCGGGGTGAGCCTTGCCGTTGCGGTTCGTACGGCTGCGCCGAATCGGCAGGAAGTGGCTGGGATTTAGCGTCCTGGCCGCATCCGGCAGCGCCACTTGACTTGATTAGTTTGCTCCAGCTCATGGACGACGGCGATCTGCTGGCCGGGCGCTATTGGGACCGGCTGGTATCG from Renibacterium salmoninarum ATCC 33209 includes:
- a CDS encoding ROK family protein, with protein sequence MSSSETVSAALAWSVLCLDFGGTTIKVALARNGELLASTEIGAVREIAELTVVAKLADDLLRSVQLDRVAALGMALPGIVERNSGLLLSAAGKYDFAANFSLRDWAEQQFCAPVAIELDSRAALVGELEYGALRGEKDAALLVLGTGIGAAVMLDGVVLQGSSGHAGVLGGHLPVDARGEPCRCGSYGCAESAGSGWDLASWPHPAAPLDLISLLQLMDDGDLLAGRYWDRLVSAWALAAVGLIQSFDPAVLVVSGGMLRAADRILPALQEQIAPRLWPSLKMPEIRVAKQPEFSVLRGLNVLAELKIA
- a CDS encoding glycoside hydrolase family 38 C-terminal domain-containing protein; the protein is MFFEEVQERHGEQIEDIAGDWNDWWGHGIGSAASEMALSRQAQSQLAQAHTLTSFGQLLGAEANQTATVNTERGYRQLALWDEHTWGAADSWLHKDHGPSAGERQWHWKAARAYEALDESQLALAQSREILAAQLDPADPLEFTVFNTANQNRNGVVDFFLSDSVLPVQLPLAVRDLRDENLLPVEYLVEQENFRSLGRTVRVALQNIPALGSVSIRVEPAQNSPATPVEIQHSDGANPYLLANEFFAVRIDARAGTVSSIFDKRAEKELVNQDAVFGFNGYVYDTYASAGAQNHNSSKQYETPGKLTLLAGRSISTAAALITSSSEALGRHLTVRSIAPGANWVESTYTLPHGAARLEIRNRVSKESTYTKESAFFAFPFAIENARVLLESAGGLAEPGAASIPGSAEYMHGIRHWARIQGAECSIGWATAEAPLVEVGTISLPYIPFPNSLPVTEPGTIYSWIHNNIWDTNFPVQQAFEMDFRYCISAGEPLSTVAALHAAADFAQPLIALPGKAAATSAELLTIESEQVQLIDVLPGNGSVVARLLWSNPDGGSCEIGLPGLVSAFRTNFLGERLAELEVLAGKARISSSGAGVLAVELRTE
- a CDS encoding LacI family DNA-binding transcriptional regulator is translated as MNRKTSPTIKSVATLAGVSPMTASRVISGSATVSPAAAQKVLAAAEQLGYRRNEQARALRPGQSSGLIGIAITNIANAYYADFVLGAESVANEHGRRILLGSSRGEPEREKQLLADFEGRQVEGLILVPTDQAPSPGPLSAPRVLASRTRAGGNESAVLVDDVGGARQVVTGLIDAGCRSVGFVGSTSMFTGRRRHSGYLQALAERGLVARAEHQLLDGNAAQPIEETIAALQALMASPEPPQALFCANNVFTSAALLAIHRNAEQKNAGRAPRMLGGFDALALAELSPVPLLLAEHDGRELGRRSAVKLFEALAPTKPEASEQPSPEAGADEVPVSLKWFGKP
- a CDS encoding amidohydrolase → MPTKPTKSSSTLAIFNAHIVPVTGEAFDGGVIVKAGKITDIGLSLKAPRGAEVIDAEGQWLVPGFIDAHTHLGVHEEAEGAMGNDTNEMTDPIMAAVRALDAINPREMGFGDALAGGITTVNVNPGSGNPVGGLAVALHTHGGYVDEMVLRSPSGLKAALGENPKRVYGEKKQTPSTRLGAALVIRKAFQEARDYLDTPAKDRKGKDLKLEALGMVLRREIPWRQHAHRADDIATAVRIAEEFGYELVIDHGTEAHLLAPMLAEKKIPVLIGPLFTSRSKMELRNRSLANPGKLAAAGVEISIITDHPVVPIHFLVHQATLAIKEGLDRDTALRSITINPAKVLGLADRIGSLETGKDADFVLWSGDPLDVMQRAQQVFIAGKSVYHYDAETRQGVVASREMTGL